The Schistocerca gregaria isolate iqSchGreg1 chromosome 1, iqSchGreg1.2, whole genome shotgun sequence genome includes a window with the following:
- the LOC126339239 gene encoding uncharacterized protein LOC126339239 — protein sequence MMGSELETFTIFDFLKSKSWNRQRNDSPDFERRQLEAFRRRLSSGALTKIDYCVCPHGGLYIPTLLELHKQVRERRRSRSNSTTGRSRTPSSVSSGRTTPSPGPSLLSPLNGRTMSDDSLSQTRINSPPRLMSRVPRKYTTVCWLEPCNVPVHYSSTVLITLGSTRKRYTEDIRFQTRLAPRRFSESVETPVSRYYISTIEIPCNPYNHLFDGELLQVPSDSEA from the exons ATGATGGGTAGTGAGTTAGAAACGTTCACAATCTTCGATTTTTTGAAGAGTAAATCCTGGAATAGACAGCGCAATGACAGTCCTGACTTTGAAAGACGCCAACTGGAAGCATTCAGACGACGACTTAGCTCTGGGGCTCTGACGAAAATTGACTACTGCGTGTGTCCACATGGCGGGCTATACATTCCTACACTTCTCGAGCTGCACAAGCAAG TTCGAGAGCGCCGACGGAGCCGTTCAAATTCCACTACAGGAAGGAGCaggacgccttccagcgtatccagTGGTCGTACCACCCCATCCCCAGGTCCCAG CTTGCTCTCACCACTTAATGGAAGAACCATGTCTGATGATTCCCTTTCCCAGACTAGGATCAACAGTCCACCAAGATTGATGAGTCGGGTCCCACGAAA GTACACTACAGTCTGCTGGCTTGAGCCTTGCAATGTTCCTGTCCATTATTCCAGTACAGTTTTAATAACTCTGGGTTCAACCAGGAAAAGGTACACTGAAGACATCAGATTTCAG ACACGCTTGGCCCCAAGAAGATTCAGTGAATCAGTGGAAACTCCAGTCTCTCGGTATTACATATCTACAATCGAAATACCATGCAATCCATATAATCATCTGTTTGATGGGGAGCTGTTACAAGTCCCTTCTGACTCTGAAGcttaa